In Salmo salar chromosome ssa03, Ssal_v3.1, whole genome shotgun sequence, a single genomic region encodes these proteins:
- the LOC123741803 gene encoding NLR family CARD domain-containing protein 3-like — protein sequence KSNLKKKFQYVFEGIAKQGNPTLLNKIYTELYITEGGTGEVNNEHELRQIETTTRKQARPETAIKCNDIFKPLTGQDKLIRTVLTKGVAGIGKTVSVQKFILDWAEGKANQDVQFVFSFPFRELNLMKGDKHTFIELVNHFSMETKQSRISNYNKYKVLFIFDGLDECRLPLDFQKNKICWDVTESTSVDVLLTNLIKGNLLPSALLWITTRPAAANKIPSGCVDQVTEVRGFNDPQKEEYFRKRFSDEDLASRIISHIKTSRSLHIMCHIPVFCWISATVLEHMLKHKREEMPKTLTEMYTHLVVFHTKQKNEKYLGKEETDPHLSNESILSLGKLAFQQLVNGNLIFYEEDLKEAGIDVNEASVYSGLCTQIFKEECVLHQMKVYCFVHLSIQEFLAAVYVFLSFINNNENLMDKQQTKSSIFSLLYRDEPEVTVYKSAVDKALQSETGNLDLFLRFLLGLSLESNQKHLRGLLTKTRISSQSHEETVKYIKEKIRENTSPERSINLFHSLNELNDHSLVEEIQSYLKSGSLSKPNLSPAQWSALVFVLLTSEKELDVFDLKKYSRSEEGLLRLLPVVKASRAAL from the coding sequence aaatctaatctaaagaagaagtttcaatatgtatttgaggggatcgctaaacaaggaaacccaacacttctcaataagatctacacagagctctacatcacagagggtggaacaggagaggtcaataatgaacatgagctgagacagattgagacaacaaccaggaaacaagcaagaccagagactgcaatcaaatgtaacgacatcttcaaacccttaactggacaagacaaactcatcagaactgtgctgacaaagggagtcgctggcattggaaaaacagtctctgtgcagaagttcattctggactgggctgaaggaaaagcaaatcaggatgttcaatttgtgttttcattcccttttcgggagctgaatttgatgaaaggggacaaacacactttcattgaacttgtcaatcacttctcaatggaaaccaaacaatcaagaatctccaattacaacaagtacaaagttctgttcatctttgatggtctggatgagtgccgactgcccctagacttccagaagaacaagatctgttgggacgtcacagagtcaacctcagtggatgttcttctgacaaatctcatcaagggaaatctgcttccctctgctctcctctggataactacccgacctgcagcagccaataagatcccttcagggtgtgttgaccaggtgacagaggtacgagggttcaatgacccacagaaggaggagtacttcagaaagagattcagtgatgaggacttggccagcagaatcatctcacacataaagacatcaaggagcctccacatcatgtgccacattccagtcttctgttggatttctgcaacagtcctcgaacacatgctgaaacataagagagaagagatgcccaagactctgactgagatgtacacacaccttgtggtgtttcataccaaacagaagaatgaaaagtatcttgggaaagaagagacagatcCACACTTGAGTaacgagagcattctgtcactgggaaaactggcttttcaacagcttgtgaatggcaatctgattttctatgaagaagacctgaaagaggctggcattgatgtcaatgaagcctcagtgtactcaggattgtgcacacagatctttaaagaggaatgtgtgcTGCACCAGATGAAGGTGTACTGCTtcgtgcatctgagcattcaggagtttctggctgctgtgtatgtgttcctctcattcatcaacaacaatgagaatctaatggacAAACAGCAAACAAAGTCCAGTATATTTTCTTTGCTGTACAGAGACGAGCCTGAAGTTactgtctacaagagtgctgtggataaagccttacaaagtgagacaggaaacctggaccttttcctccgcttccttctgggcctctcactggagtccaatcagaagcacttacgaggtctactgacaaagacaagaatcagctcacagagccatgaagaaacagtcaagtacatcaaggagaagatcagggagaatacctctccagagaggagcatcaatctgttccactctctgaatgaactgaatgaccattctctagtggaggagatccaaagctacctgaaatcaggaagtctctcaaaacccaacctgtcacctgcacagtggtcagctctggtctttgtgttgctgacttcagaaaaggagctggatgtgtttgacctgaagaaatactccagatcagaggaaggtcttctgaggctgctgccagtggtcaaagcctccagagctgctctgtga